Proteins co-encoded in one Pseudorhizobium banfieldiae genomic window:
- a CDS encoding DUF2849 domain-containing protein, with amino-acid sequence MTDKVLTANRLTDGIAVWLDANGHWVENLQDALVARHAEAVASLEAIGKRDFAANRVVDVNVIDVQEVDGKLWPIRLRERIRAAGPTMEYAAGYRPADAAFIAV; translated from the coding sequence ATGACGGACAAGGTCCTCACCGCAAACAGGCTGACGGACGGCATCGCCGTATGGCTGGATGCGAATGGCCATTGGGTGGAAAACCTGCAGGACGCCCTGGTCGCCCGCCATGCCGAGGCCGTCGCCTCGCTGGAAGCGATCGGCAAGCGGGACTTCGCCGCCAACCGCGTCGTCGACGTCAATGTCATTGACGTGCAGGAAGTCGATGGCAAGCTCTGGCCGATCCGGCTTCGCGAGCGCATCCGGGCTGCCGGCCCCACCATGGAATACGCCGCGGGCTACCGCCCGGCCGATGCGGCCTTCATCGCAGTCTGA